One Clostridium sp. CM027 genomic window carries:
- a CDS encoding GHKL domain-containing protein, with the protein MFNMIMELLYIFIIALNFGIIMINISYMEITKKNLLVINSVLFSIIVLLNNYNENKLIIPITTIIMSIYLYILFKKVYYALLISIFIQLIFAFGDAVTGVILVFILKIKYCDILNNPKIKLLTALLILIVCYFLSKFSCKVLKNNYVKNFLNIKSKNISILVSTVVISLISIYSYSLSLKMIFNKPNKFFISLNLFLIISYFIVILILTHTNNESIKKDLEWDYREKELAHLKEYTINLENLSNDLRSFRHDQINIFQTIGAYIESENIKGLKEFYYKELMPESKKILEKNRSYTSLMHIKIDSLKGLLSSKIIKAQSKNIKVKIEIVDDVNELSIYLIDICRIIGIVFDNAIEAAILCDNKFIEFLVYKNNNSTTFIIKNSCPENTASIHKIYEKNFSTKGVNRGIGLKTVKDILNEKYDNVYLNTSIDNFVFTQELIIVNN; encoded by the coding sequence ATGTTTAATATGATAATGGAGTTATTATATATATTTATTATTGCATTAAATTTTGGTATTATTATGATTAATATAAGTTATATGGAAATAACTAAAAAAAACCTTTTAGTTATTAATAGTGTTTTATTTTCTATAATTGTATTATTGAATAATTATAATGAAAACAAGTTGATAATTCCTATTACAACAATAATAATGAGTATATATTTATATATACTTTTTAAAAAAGTATACTATGCTCTATTAATTTCTATTTTTATACAATTGATTTTTGCTTTTGGTGATGCTGTTACTGGGGTTATCTTAGTTTTTATTTTAAAAATTAAATATTGTGATATACTAAATAATCCTAAAATTAAATTATTAACAGCTTTATTAATCTTAATAGTATGTTATTTTCTAAGTAAATTTTCATGTAAAGTTTTAAAAAATAACTATGTTAAAAATTTTTTGAATATAAAATCAAAAAATATTTCTATTTTAGTCTCCACTGTAGTAATATCACTTATTTCTATATATTCTTATTCTTTATCATTAAAAATGATATTTAATAAGCCTAATAAATTTTTTATTTCATTAAACCTTTTTTTGATAATTAGCTATTTTATTGTGATATTAATATTAACTCATACAAATAACGAAAGTATTAAAAAAGATTTAGAATGGGATTACAGAGAAAAGGAATTGGCCCATCTTAAAGAATATACTATAAATTTAGAAAATCTTTCAAATGACTTAAGAAGTTTTAGACATGACCAAATTAATATATTCCAAACAATAGGGGCATATATTGAGTCAGAAAATATAAAAGGGTTGAAGGAATTCTATTATAAAGAATTAATGCCTGAAAGTAAAAAAATATTGGAAAAGAATCGATCTTATACATCACTTATGCATATAAAAATTGATTCGTTGAAAGGACTACTTTCTTCTAAAATTATTAAGGCTCAATCAAAAAACATAAAAGTCAAAATAGAGATTGTGGACGATGTTAATGAATTGTCAATATATTTAATAGATATCTGTAGGATTATCGGAATTGTTTTTGATAATGCAATAGAAGCTGCGATATTATGCGATAACAAATTTATTGAATTTTTAGTATATAAAAATAATAATAGTACTACATTTATTATAAAAAATTCTTGCCCGGAAAATACTGCATCTATTCATAAAATATACGAGAAAAATTTTTCAACAAAAGGCGTCAATAGAGGAATAGGCTTAAAAACTGTTAAAGATATTTTGAATGAAAAATATGATAATGTATATTTAAATACTAGTATTGATAATTTCGTTTTTACACAAGAACTAATTATTGTTAATAATTAG
- a CDS encoding LytTR family DNA-binding domain-containing protein — MLDIIICEDNEMQREKIECIIKNKLIDLKLDLKIVLSADNSKDVVNHLKNNIEKSFIYFLDVDLGTKSNGIDLAKEIRNYDTKGYIVFITSHAELSFLTFKYKVRAFDYILKFDDEALKSSISECLSGAYNNYKNVNVKEKEVISINLVNRIENFLFNEILFFETADIGHKLRGHTTNGHFEFYGKMKDLEAKLPSYFYKCHRSYIVNTTKIKFFDKKNKTIYMINDEICYSSALYLKGLIKKCLI, encoded by the coding sequence ATGCTTGATATAATTATTTGTGAAGATAATGAGATGCAAAGGGAAAAGATTGAATGTATTATAAAAAATAAATTAATAGATTTAAAGCTTGATTTAAAGATAGTTTTATCAGCTGATAATTCTAAAGATGTAGTTAATCATCTTAAGAACAACATAGAAAAAAGCTTTATTTACTTTTTAGATGTAGATTTAGGCACTAAATCAAATGGAATAGACCTTGCAAAAGAGATAAGAAATTATGATACAAAAGGATATATTGTTTTTATAACTTCACATGCTGAGTTATCATTTTTAACATTTAAATATAAAGTACGAGCTTTTGATTATATCTTAAAATTTGATGATGAGGCTCTTAAAAGCAGCATTTCAGAATGCTTAAGTGGAGCCTACAATAATTATAAAAATGTTAATGTTAAAGAAAAAGAAGTCATTTCAATAAATCTAGTGAATAGGATTGAAAACTTTCTATTTAATGAAATCCTATTCTTTGAAACAGCAGATATTGGTCATAAATTAAGGGGTCATACGACTAATGGCCATTTTGAGTTCTATGGAAAAATGAAGGATCTAGAAGCTAAATTACCATCATATTTTTATAAATGTCACAGATCTTATATAGTTAATACCACCAAAATTAAGTTTTTTGATAAAAAAAATAAAACTATCTATATGATAAATGATGAAATCTGCTATAGTTCAGCATTATATCTAAAAGGATTAATTAAAAAATGTTTAATATGA
- a CDS encoding DUF3048 domain-containing protein yields MKNKSILLFCIIISISFISQGCSKKAESIATPKQSNPKKTESAVKTSQKYFSPYTGEAVKKELLDNIAVLVVVENSVAARPQSGLNAADIVYETMAEGGTPRFIALFQKNNAEKVGPIRSARPYFLDISKEYNLPFAHCGGSSEALVKIKNENLMSMNEMTHASTYWRDSLRKAPHNLYTSTEKLRELVKRKDFVKAPTVKLKFDKGYWDNAKSPKAIDVLLKINKNYNTGYNYKDGLYLKSMDGKSSTNKENKLPLAFKTIVVQITSIKKQADGQHLDISLVGKGDGYVISNGKFIKMHWAKKDATSQTLLTDEGGNNLPLNPGKTCWNIVDKNTIVDIN; encoded by the coding sequence TTGAAAAACAAATCTATACTATTATTTTGTATAATTATTTCCATAAGCTTTATTTCGCAGGGTTGTAGCAAAAAAGCTGAATCTATTGCTACGCCAAAGCAATCAAACCCTAAAAAAACAGAATCAGCTGTAAAGACCTCACAAAAGTACTTCTCTCCTTATACGGGTGAAGCGGTAAAAAAAGAACTATTAGATAATATTGCTGTGCTTGTGGTAGTAGAAAACTCAGTAGCTGCAAGACCTCAATCGGGTTTGAATGCTGCGGATATAGTTTATGAGACCATGGCTGAAGGTGGCACACCTAGATTCATTGCATTATTTCAAAAAAACAATGCTGAAAAGGTTGGACCAATTAGAAGTGCCAGGCCTTACTTCTTAGATATTTCAAAAGAATATAACCTGCCCTTTGCTCATTGTGGTGGAAGTTCGGAAGCTCTTGTTAAAATAAAAAATGAAAACTTGATGAGTATGAATGAAATGACACATGCTTCTACTTATTGGAGAGATTCGCTGCGAAAGGCTCCTCATAATCTTTATACCTCCACAGAAAAATTAAGAGAACTTGTTAAAAGAAAAGATTTTGTCAAAGCTCCTACTGTAAAATTAAAATTTGACAAAGGCTATTGGGATAACGCTAAATCACCGAAAGCTATAGATGTACTTTTAAAAATAAACAAAAATTACAACACTGGTTACAATTATAAGGATGGCCTTTACCTCAAAAGCATGGATGGAAAATCATCAACTAATAAAGAGAATAAGCTTCCACTAGCATTTAAAACCATAGTGGTGCAAATCACCTCCATTAAAAAACAAGCAGATGGACAACATTTAGACATTTCTCTTGTAGGTAAGGGGGATGGTTATGTTATTAGTAATGGTAAATTTATAAAAATGCATTGGGCTAAAAAAGATGCCACTTCGCAAACACTTCTAACTGATGAGGGTGGTAATAATTTGCCATTAAATCCTGGAAAAACTTGCTGGAACATTGTAGATAAAAATACCATTGTAGATATTAATTAA
- a CDS encoding ABC transporter ATP-binding protein — translation MLEFRNIRKVFKGKTVINDISFTVNKGEFVVIVGQSGCGKTTTLKLINRLISPTSGSIHLDGKNILKGDTIKLRRNMGYVIQQTGLLPHMTVGENIGIIPMLEKWPEDKILDRTTELLKMVGMKAEEYVDRYPCELSGGQQQRIGVARAWATNPDVILMDEPFSALDPITRNQLQDELFNLQQESKKTIVFVTHDMDEALKLGDRICIMKDGNIVQYDTPEEILNNPANDFVKEFIGKNRIWQQPGFIKARDIMITEPITTSGNRTVVQALEIMKANKVDSLLIINKEDKLEGIITIKDIIRNYIGSIKVNTIMGTEIKTVNLDDSLIDILNLMNELKIGYVPVVDDSSKLVGLITESSLLIVLSNQYINQEDDE, via the coding sequence ATGTTAGAGTTTAGGAATATAAGGAAGGTTTTCAAGGGCAAAACCGTAATTAACGACATTAGTTTTACTGTAAATAAGGGAGAATTTGTAGTTATAGTAGGACAAAGTGGTTGCGGTAAAACCACAACCTTAAAATTGATTAATAGGTTAATTTCACCAACATCAGGGAGCATACACTTGGATGGTAAAAATATATTAAAGGGTGATACAATTAAGCTACGACGGAATATGGGGTATGTCATTCAGCAAACAGGACTTTTACCACATATGACTGTAGGAGAGAATATTGGAATAATACCAATGCTGGAAAAATGGCCAGAAGATAAAATACTTGACCGAACAACTGAACTTTTAAAGATGGTAGGAATGAAGGCAGAAGAGTATGTTGATAGATATCCATGTGAATTAAGCGGAGGTCAGCAACAAAGAATTGGGGTAGCAAGGGCCTGGGCAACAAATCCAGATGTAATCCTTATGGACGAGCCTTTTAGTGCCTTAGATCCAATTACGAGAAATCAGCTTCAAGATGAATTGTTTAATCTTCAGCAAGAGTCTAAAAAGACAATAGTTTTCGTAACTCATGATATGGATGAAGCCCTTAAGCTCGGTGATAGAATTTGTATTATGAAGGACGGAAACATTGTTCAGTATGATACTCCAGAAGAAATTTTAAATAATCCTGCTAATGATTTCGTTAAAGAATTTATAGGTAAAAATAGAATATGGCAGCAACCAGGGTTTATAAAAGCTAGGGATATTATGATTACAGAGCCAATTACAACTAGTGGCAACAGAACAGTAGTCCAAGCTTTAGAAATCATGAAGGCAAACAAAGTGGACAGCTTGTTAATTATTAATAAAGAAGATAAGCTGGAAGGAATCATTACAATAAAAGATATTATAAGGAATTATATAGGTTCTATAAAGGTAAATACTATTATGGGCACAGAAATTAAAACCGTTAATTTAGATGACTCTTTAATAGATATATTAAATCTAATGAATGAACTTAAAATTGGATATGTTCCAGTTGTAGATGACAGTTCTAAATTAGTTGGATTAATTACTGAGAGTAGCTTGTTGATTGTTTTAAGCAATCAGTATATTAACCAGGAGGATGATGAATAA
- a CDS encoding glycine betaine ABC transporter substrate-binding protein → MGILNGIVSFKDFVVSRQSQIIDLTLQHIELTVFAVVIAIIIGIPLGILISRVKKLSGPVIGLANLIQAIPSLALLGFLIPILGIGSTPAILMVFLYSLLPIIKNTYTGLMNINPDVIESSKGMGMTNKQVLKLVQLPLAFPVIMTGIRISAVTAVGLMTIAAFIGAGGLGYMVFSGVQTVDNNMILAGAIPACLLALLMDSIVEKIEQGVTPPGIRKADGTIKLSKRKKHKFSKTQKIIARSLAMILIASGVYMSTKKTDTIVVGCYNSSEQIILGNILATLIEKNTDIKVETHLNLGGSGLAYSALKTGEIDMYPEYTGMSLVGIMKRSPINDPAKAYKIVSDYYIKNYGITWLKPLGFNDTYTLSVGQDTAKKYNLETISDLAKVGGELNLGATLEFCNRADGYSGLTKVYNLKFKSSSAIDGGLRYTALDNKKVDAIDAFKTEGLLKSYNLKVLKDDKNFFPNYDCVPIVSSKTLEKHPELKPLINKLGGKITKEKMIDLNYKVDKLSEEPAKVAEDFLRENKLIK, encoded by the coding sequence ATGGGCATATTAAATGGAATAGTTAGTTTTAAAGACTTTGTAGTTTCAAGGCAGAGTCAAATAATAGATTTAACACTTCAACATATTGAATTAACCGTATTTGCTGTGGTTATAGCCATAATTATTGGAATCCCTTTAGGTATATTAATATCTAGAGTTAAGAAGTTATCGGGGCCCGTTATAGGTCTTGCGAATTTAATACAAGCAATACCTAGTTTAGCTTTATTAGGGTTTTTAATACCAATACTTGGAATAGGTAGTACGCCAGCAATACTTATGGTATTTTTATATTCACTACTTCCTATTATAAAAAATACCTATACTGGCCTTATGAATATAAATCCAGATGTAATCGAGTCATCTAAAGGCATGGGTATGACAAATAAACAAGTACTTAAATTAGTTCAATTACCACTTGCGTTCCCAGTAATTATGACTGGTATAAGAATATCAGCAGTTACTGCTGTTGGACTTATGACAATTGCAGCATTTATAGGTGCAGGCGGACTTGGATATATGGTATTCTCAGGTGTGCAAACGGTAGATAATAATATGATTCTAGCTGGAGCAATTCCTGCATGTTTATTAGCACTGTTAATGGACTCTATTGTAGAGAAAATTGAACAAGGGGTAACACCTCCAGGAATCAGAAAAGCAGATGGAACAATTAAACTGTCTAAGAGAAAAAAACATAAGTTTAGTAAAACGCAAAAAATCATAGCTAGAAGTTTAGCTATGATACTGATAGCTAGCGGTGTGTATATGTCCACTAAAAAGACTGACACTATTGTGGTAGGTTGTTACAACAGTTCCGAACAAATTATATTAGGTAATATACTAGCAACACTAATAGAAAAAAATACAGATATCAAAGTAGAGACACATTTAAATTTAGGAGGATCAGGCCTCGCTTATTCTGCATTAAAAACTGGTGAAATAGACATGTACCCTGAGTATACTGGAATGAGTTTAGTCGGTATTATGAAGAGGTCCCCAATTAATGATCCAGCTAAAGCTTATAAAATTGTAAGTGATTATTACATTAAAAACTACGGTATAACTTGGCTAAAACCCCTTGGTTTTAATGATACTTATACATTATCGGTAGGACAAGACACTGCTAAAAAATACAATCTAGAGACCATTTCAGACCTTGCAAAAGTAGGAGGCGAGCTTAATCTCGGTGCTACATTAGAATTTTGCAATAGAGCAGATGGTTATTCAGGATTAACTAAAGTATATAATTTGAAATTTAAAAGTTCTAGCGCGATTGATGGAGGACTTCGGTATACAGCCTTAGACAATAAAAAAGTAGATGCTATAGATGCTTTTAAAACTGAAGGGTTATTAAAGTCATATAACCTTAAGGTTTTAAAAGATGATAAAAACTTCTTCCCAAATTATGATTGTGTACCCATAGTTAGTAGTAAAACTCTTGAAAAACATCCAGAACTTAAACCTTTAATTAATAAATTAGGCGGCAAGATTACGAAAGAAAAAATGATAGACTTAAATTATAAAGTTGATAAGCTTTCCGAAGAACCAGCAAAGGTTGCCGAAGACTTTTTGAGGGAAAATAAATTGATTAAGTAG
- a CDS encoding 4Fe-4S dicluster domain-containing protein: MKQFDNDIQLIKYEVITEVVKLAIKGTLKKEGRNLFKVLVPGPKARTRCCIHKERAIIGERIKLVMGGCKKNKNVIEVISIACDECPIQRFTVTEACRGCLTHKCIQVCPVDAIHSINRRSYIDTEKCIECGKCEAACPYNAISDVMRPCRRACSAGALSIDEDKKAVIDNDKCIQCGACVYQCPFGAIMDKSSVVDITNALIKSKEDKNMHVYAVVAPAIASQFTDVKIGQVLSGIKKMGFYDVVEAAIGADMVVQNETKEFIETIEELKTMTSSCCPAFVSYIKKNYPELGKHVSSTVSPMIAISKLIKNTDPLAKVVFIGPCTAKKMEIKQSDIKGITDYVMTFEELQAMLEAFEIDLQECEELPLNNASYYGRIFAKAGGLTEAVKHLVDAENVSVEFKPISCDGLIECDKALKLLKFNRSNGNFIEGMACSGGCIGGAASLKHGSRDKNEVNKYGKLALEKDASDSLKVIKIEEIDMHRGKNFMSK; the protein is encoded by the coding sequence TTGAAGCAATTTGATAATGATATACAACTTATAAAATATGAGGTAATAACAGAGGTAGTTAAACTTGCGATTAAAGGAACTCTAAAAAAAGAAGGTAGAAATCTATTTAAGGTTCTTGTTCCAGGCCCTAAAGCAAGAACTCGTTGTTGTATTCATAAGGAAAGAGCAATTATTGGGGAAAGAATAAAACTTGTAATGGGCGGATGTAAAAAAAACAAAAATGTTATTGAAGTAATAAGTATTGCTTGTGATGAATGTCCCATACAACGATTCACGGTTACCGAAGCTTGTAGAGGTTGTTTAACACACAAATGCATTCAAGTATGCCCTGTGGATGCAATTCACTCTATAAATCGTAGATCTTACATTGATACAGAAAAATGTATTGAATGTGGCAAATGTGAAGCTGCTTGCCCGTACAACGCAATCTCTGATGTTATGAGACCATGTCGTAGAGCTTGCAGTGCAGGCGCATTAAGTATTGATGAAGATAAAAAAGCAGTAATAGATAATGATAAATGTATACAATGCGGTGCTTGTGTTTATCAATGCCCTTTTGGTGCAATTATGGATAAATCATCAGTAGTAGATATTACTAATGCATTAATAAAATCAAAAGAAGATAAAAATATGCATGTATATGCTGTCGTTGCCCCTGCAATCGCTAGTCAATTTACCGATGTTAAGATTGGTCAAGTACTTTCAGGTATAAAAAAAATGGGCTTTTATGATGTCGTAGAAGCAGCTATTGGTGCAGATATGGTAGTTCAAAATGAAACAAAAGAATTTATAGAAACTATCGAGGAGCTCAAAACTATGACAAGCTCTTGTTGCCCAGCTTTTGTTTCATATATCAAGAAAAATTACCCAGAGCTCGGTAAACATGTATCAAGCACAGTTTCTCCGATGATAGCAATTTCTAAGCTCATTAAAAATACAGATCCTTTAGCTAAAGTTGTATTTATTGGACCTTGTACGGCTAAAAAAATGGAAATAAAGCAATCAGATATAAAAGGCATTACTGATTATGTAATGACTTTTGAAGAACTTCAGGCAATGCTTGAGGCATTTGAAATAGATCTTCAAGAGTGTGAAGAACTTCCTTTGAATAATGCTTCTTATTATGGAAGGATTTTTGCTAAAGCTGGTGGTCTTACCGAAGCAGTAAAACACTTAGTTGATGCTGAAAATGTTTCAGTTGAGTTTAAACCTATTAGTTGTGACGGCCTTATTGAATGTGATAAAGCCTTGAAATTATTGAAATTTAATAGATCAAACGGCAATTTCATAGAAGGAATGGCTTGTTCTGGTGGATGCATAGGTGGAGCAGCATCCCTTAAACATGGTTCACGAGATAAAAATGAAGTAAATAAGTACGGAAAATTAGCGTTAGAAAAAGATGCTAGCGATTCACTCAAAGTAATAAAGATAGAGGAAATTGATATGCACCGTGGTAAAAACTTCATGTCTAAATAA
- a CDS encoding cob(I)yrinic acid a,c-diamide adenosyltransferase yields MRIKQNNEYDVVVLDELTIELYFKFMDIECILELIKNKPEV; encoded by the coding sequence ATAAGGATTAAACAAAATAATGAATATGATGTAGTTGTATTAGATGAGCTTACTATAGAATTATATTTTAAATTTATGGATATAGAATGTATATTGGAATTAATAAAAAATAAACCAGAAGTTTAG
- a CDS encoding polysaccharide deacetylase family protein, producing the protein MLNINETKRLNKRTIKINLLSGCIFLILIGALIIGKNFLKEEVKAEPVTATNNNALQHNNETINKPPKNYTVNKDGQKYIYDATKVNAIVNYKEKNDGKKIAFLTFDDGPSTTVTPQILDILKEYDVKATFFLIGENIEENEKSKELVKREFNEGHAIGNHTYCHSLNVLFPNNKINIPVFMNDVKKTEDALKNILGQDFNTNILRVPGGYMSRTYYKDPTLPEFDTILKKKNMVSIDWNAQIKDAEGKRNKSPEEFLSILKEEVGTKEKVIILMHDTYGKIGTANALPQIIEYLKGQGYEFKTIK; encoded by the coding sequence GTGTTAAATATTAATGAAACAAAGAGACTTAATAAAAGAACTATAAAAATAAATTTATTATCTGGCTGCATTTTTTTAATTTTAATAGGTGCTCTCATAATAGGTAAAAATTTTCTTAAAGAAGAAGTTAAAGCTGAACCAGTTACTGCTACAAATAATAATGCATTACAGCATAATAATGAAACCATCAATAAACCACCAAAAAATTATACCGTAAATAAAGATGGACAAAAGTACATTTATGATGCTACAAAGGTAAATGCCATAGTAAATTACAAAGAAAAAAATGATGGTAAGAAGATAGCATTTCTTACCTTTGATGATGGTCCATCTACCACTGTAACCCCCCAAATACTAGATATTCTAAAAGAGTATGACGTTAAAGCAACATTTTTTTTGATTGGAGAAAATATAGAAGAGAATGAAAAAAGTAAAGAACTTGTAAAGCGTGAATTTAATGAAGGACATGCAATAGGCAATCACACTTATTGTCATAGCCTGAATGTGTTGTTTCCTAACAACAAAATTAATATACCTGTTTTCATGAATGATGTAAAAAAAACCGAGGACGCTTTAAAAAATATTCTTGGCCAGGATTTTAATACAAATATTTTAAGGGTGCCAGGAGGATATATGTCCAGGACATATTATAAAGATCCAACTTTACCAGAGTTTGATACAATATTAAAGAAAAAAAACATGGTCAGTATAGATTGGAATGCTCAAATTAAAGACGCGGAAGGTAAGCGCAATAAAAGTCCAGAAGAGTTCCTTAGCATATTAAAGGAAGAGGTTGGAACAAAAGAAAAAGTAATTATATTGATGCATGATACTTATGGTAAAATAGGAACTGCTAATGCATTACCTCAAATTATAGAATATTTAAAGGGTCAAGGATATGAATTTAAAACAATAAAATAA
- a CDS encoding ATP-binding protein: MRGIKARLVWSYLLVIFFTVITLEVFLTVSIEKYYYKNMESLLSSQIKGSVDFYNNYFSSSSLKENVENNADIFWKNTSAEVQIIDNSGMMLMDSIGNFNEKPIEDDDVKKALMGGLGTFTKKDKYTKENFMYVSYPLKSSNKIEGVLRFVTSLSEVDALIRKITFLFLGVGALVIVISGVSSIFISNTIVEPLEEIKNLAKKFASGNFNERLEKIRNDEIGELSDTFNFMAEEIEKNQKLKNEFIASVSHELRTPLTSIKGWAATISSGSLEDKEEILDGLSIIEKESDKLTGMVEELLDFSKFISGKVPLTKEYVNIQSIIAYIEKQFMPKSIRHNINFTVKIQEALSPVFADEKRVNQVIINVLDNAFNFTKKGGNVTLEACIAGNNICIIIKDDGIGISPADLPKVTEKFFKGRTSMSQNGIGLSLCKEIVEMHNGKLEISSEHGMGTDVRIFLPLA, encoded by the coding sequence TTGAGAGGAATAAAAGCCAGACTTGTTTGGAGTTATCTATTAGTGATTTTTTTTACGGTAATTACCTTAGAAGTTTTTCTTACGGTTTCTATAGAGAAATATTACTACAAAAACATGGAGTCTTTGCTTTCGAGCCAAATTAAGGGGTCTGTTGATTTTTATAATAATTATTTTTCTTCATCAAGTTTAAAGGAAAATGTGGAGAATAATGCTGATATTTTTTGGAAAAACACCTCTGCTGAGGTCCAAATTATTGATAACTCAGGAATGATGCTAATGGATTCAATTGGTAATTTTAATGAGAAACCTATTGAAGATGATGATGTAAAAAAGGCATTGATGGGGGGACTTGGAACCTTTACTAAGAAAGATAAGTATACAAAAGAAAATTTTATGTACGTTTCATACCCCTTAAAATCCTCTAATAAAATAGAGGGTGTACTGCGTTTTGTTACTTCATTATCTGAGGTAGATGCACTGATTCGTAAAATAACATTTCTTTTCTTAGGAGTTGGGGCTCTTGTAATTGTGATTTCTGGTGTTTCTAGTATATTTATATCTAATACTATTGTGGAACCCTTAGAGGAAATAAAAAACCTAGCTAAGAAATTTGCGTCTGGAAACTTCAATGAAAGACTAGAAAAAATAAGAAATGATGAGATTGGAGAACTATCCGATACATTTAATTTTATGGCTGAAGAAATTGAAAAAAATCAAAAGTTGAAAAATGAATTTATTGCGTCGGTTTCTCATGAACTTAGAACTCCGTTGACATCTATAAAAGGTTGGGCTGCAACTATTAGTTCTGGTAGTTTAGAAGATAAGGAAGAAATCCTAGATGGACTTAGCATCATAGAAAAGGAAAGCGATAAACTTACAGGAATGGTGGAAGAACTGTTGGACTTTTCTAAATTTATATCTGGAAAAGTACCACTTACAAAAGAATATGTAAATATTCAAAGCATTATAGCCTATATAGAAAAACAGTTTATGCCCAAGTCAATACGTCACAATATTAATTTTACTGTTAAAATACAAGAAGCTTTATCTCCAGTTTTTGCAGATGAAAAAAGGGTGAATCAAGTTATTATTAACGTTTTAGATAACGCCTTTAATTTTACAAAAAAAGGGGGCAATGTAACACTCGAAGCATGCATTGCCGGTAATAATATTTGCATTATTATAAAGGACGATGGAATAGGAATTTCACCGGCGGATTTGCCTAAAGTCACAGAAAAATTTTTCAAAGGCAGAACAAGTATGTCACAAAATGGAATAGGACTTTCTCTTTGTAAAGAAATCGTAGAAATGCACAATGGTAAACTTGAGATTTCAAGTGAACACGGCATGGGTACAGATGTTAGAATATTCTTACCGTTGGCATAA
- a CDS encoding response regulator transcription factor produces MEKKVLIIEDEESIRGFIKINFQRNNFLVLEAVSGEEGLEKVHQERPDLIILDITLPGMDGFKTCELLRADFPNLGIIMLTARGQDMDKIMGLEYGADDYMVKPFNPLELIARANSLLRRMSHSEEKNPERLISGCFIIDTVSMKVYKNRQLLDLTPKEYLILKAFMENEEKAFSRDDLLNLVWNYEYFGDSKIVDVNIRRLREKIEDTPSKPKYIETVWGVGYRWRKR; encoded by the coding sequence ATGGAGAAAAAAGTGCTCATTATAGAAGATGAGGAATCTATTAGAGGGTTTATTAAAATTAATTTCCAAAGAAATAACTTTTTAGTGCTTGAAGCTGTATCTGGAGAGGAAGGTTTAGAAAAAGTCCACCAGGAGCGACCAGATTTAATAATCTTAGATATAACACTTCCTGGTATGGATGGGTTTAAAACCTGTGAATTGTTAAGGGCGGATTTTCCGAATTTGGGTATTATCATGCTTACTGCTAGAGGACAAGATATGGATAAAATAATGGGCCTTGAGTATGGTGCTGATGATTATATGGTAAAACCATTTAATCCTTTAGAACTTATTGCCAGAGCAAATTCTCTACTTAGACGAATGAGTCATAGTGAAGAGAAAAATCCTGAGCGATTAATATCTGGGTGCTTCATCATAGATACTGTTTCAATGAAGGTATATAAAAATCGCCAGCTTCTAGATTTAACTCCTAAAGAATACTTGATTCTGAAGGCCTTCATGGAAAATGAGGAAAAAGCTTTTAGTAGAGATGATTTATTAAACTTAGTATGGAATTATGAATACTTTGGAGACTCTAAAATTGTAGATGTTAACATACGACGTCTTAGAGAAAAAATTGAAGATACTCCTTCTAAGCCCAAATATATAGAAACAGTATGGGGCGTTGGATATAGATGGAGAAAGAGGTGA